The Sphingomonas sp. LY54 genome includes a region encoding these proteins:
- the gyrB gene encoding DNA topoisomerase (ATP-hydrolyzing) subunit B: MIAMATSPTENSYGADSIKVLKGLDAVRKRPGMYIGDTDDGSGLHHMVFEVSDNAIDEALAGHCDHIQITLNADGSVSVEDNGRGIPTGIHAEEGVSAAEVIMTQLHAGGKFENASDDNAYKVSGGLHGVGVSVVNALSEWLELTIWRDGQEHWMRFRHGDAEAPLKLMGPAPEGRKGTRVTFLPSPTTFKITDFDFEKLEHRYRELAFLNSGVRLFLNDARHEEEKTVELFYEGGIAAFVRYLDRTKTALIPDPISVTGQRDNVSIEVALEWNDSYYEQVLCFTNNIPQRDGGTHLAAFRAALTRTLNNYAEKSGALKKEKVSLTGDDMREGLTAIVSVKLPDPKFSSQTKDKLVSSEVRQPLESLMADKMAEWLEENPQHARTIIQKIIDAAAAREAARKARELTRRKGVMDIASLPGKLADCQERDPSKCELFLVEGDSAGGSAKQGRNREVQAILPLKGKILNVERARFDRMLSSKEVGTLIQAMGTGIGRDDFNIEKLRYHKIVIMTDADVDGAHIRTLLLTFFYRQMPEIIERGHLYIAQPPLYKVAKGRSEVYLKDDAKLDDYLVDAGIGSMVLETQEGPRSGEDLRALAEHARRMRTLMRYVPKRYDPAIIEALALTGALDPELQSARRNETITRAAAWLQAGDEDATWTGEATEERNYVLRRLWRGVTDHHVVDHKFVHSAEARKLHTLASEQAPTYARSARLVTIKAAAAAADEPAQDDNAGAELDAAPDRTVDARGVLVRRPIELLDGILAAGRKGLSVQRYKGLGEMNAEQLWETTLDPENRSLLQVEVAQADVADEIFTRLMGDVVEPRREFIQENALSVANLDV; encoded by the coding sequence ATGATTGCTATGGCAACTTCCCCTACTGAAAACAGCTACGGCGCCGATTCCATCAAGGTGCTGAAAGGCCTCGACGCGGTCCGCAAGCGGCCCGGCATGTACATTGGCGACACCGACGACGGCTCGGGCCTCCACCACATGGTGTTCGAGGTCTCGGACAACGCGATCGACGAGGCCCTCGCCGGCCATTGCGACCACATCCAGATCACCTTGAACGCCGATGGCTCGGTGAGCGTCGAGGACAATGGCCGCGGCATCCCGACCGGGATCCATGCCGAGGAAGGCGTGTCGGCGGCCGAGGTCATCATGACCCAGCTTCACGCCGGTGGTAAGTTCGAGAATGCGTCGGACGACAATGCCTACAAGGTGTCGGGCGGCCTCCACGGCGTCGGCGTATCGGTCGTGAACGCGCTCTCCGAGTGGCTGGAGCTGACCATCTGGCGCGACGGCCAGGAGCATTGGATGCGCTTCCGCCACGGCGATGCCGAGGCGCCGCTAAAGCTCATGGGCCCCGCTCCCGAGGGCCGAAAGGGGACGCGCGTCACCTTCCTGCCGTCGCCGACCACGTTCAAGATCACCGACTTCGATTTCGAGAAGCTCGAGCATCGCTATCGCGAGCTCGCCTTCCTCAATTCCGGCGTGCGCCTGTTCCTCAACGATGCGCGCCACGAGGAGGAGAAGACGGTCGAACTGTTCTACGAAGGCGGCATCGCGGCCTTCGTGCGCTATCTCGACCGCACCAAGACCGCTCTCATTCCCGATCCGATCTCGGTCACCGGTCAGCGCGACAATGTCAGCATCGAGGTCGCGCTCGAATGGAACGACAGCTATTACGAGCAGGTCCTCTGCTTCACCAACAACATCCCGCAGCGCGACGGCGGCACCCATCTCGCCGCGTTCCGCGCGGCGCTGACCCGCACGCTCAACAATTATGCCGAGAAGTCGGGGGCGCTCAAGAAGGAGAAGGTGAGCCTCACCGGCGACGACATGCGCGAGGGCCTCACCGCCATCGTCTCGGTCAAGCTGCCCGATCCCAAGTTCAGCTCGCAGACCAAGGACAAGCTCGTCTCGTCCGAGGTGCGCCAGCCGCTCGAAAGCCTGATGGCCGACAAGATGGCTGAGTGGCTCGAGGAGAATCCGCAGCACGCCCGCACGATCATCCAGAAGATCATCGATGCCGCCGCGGCGCGCGAAGCGGCCCGCAAGGCGCGCGAGCTCACCCGGCGCAAGGGCGTGATGGACATCGCGTCGCTGCCCGGCAAGCTCGCCGACTGCCAGGAGCGCGACCCCTCCAAGTGTGAACTGTTCCTGGTCGAGGGTGACTCGGCCGGCGGCTCGGCCAAGCAGGGCCGCAACCGCGAGGTCCAGGCGATCCTGCCGCTGAAGGGCAAGATCCTCAACGTCGAGCGCGCGCGCTTCGATCGCATGCTCTCGTCCAAGGAAGTCGGTACGCTCATCCAGGCGATGGGCACCGGCATCGGCCGCGACGACTTCAACATCGAGAAATTGCGCTACCACAAGATCGTGATCATGACCGACGCCGACGTCGACGGCGCCCATATCCGTACCTTGCTGCTCACCTTCTTCTACCGGCAGATGCCGGAGATCATCGAGCGCGGCCATCTCTATATCGCGCAGCCGCCGCTCTACAAAGTCGCGAAGGGCCGGTCCGAAGTCTATCTGAAGGACGACGCCAAGCTCGACGATTACCTCGTCGACGCGGGCATCGGCTCGATGGTGCTGGAGACGCAGGAAGGCCCGCGTTCGGGCGAGGATCTGCGCGCGCTCGCCGAGCATGCCCGGCGCATGCGCACCTTGATGCGCTACGTGCCCAAGCGCTACGATCCGGCCATCATCGAGGCGCTCGCCCTCACCGGCGCGCTCGATCCCGAGCTGCAGTCCGCCCGGCGCAACGAAACCATCACCCGCGCCGCCGCCTGGCTGCAGGCGGGCGACGAGGACGCCACCTGGACGGGCGAGGCGACCGAGGAGCGCAATTACGTGCTCCGCCGGCTGTGGCGCGGCGTCACCGACCACCATGTCGTCGACCACAAGTTCGTGCACAGCGCCGAGGCCCGCAAGCTTCACACGCTGGCGAGCGAGCAGGCCCCGACCTATGCCCGTTCGGCCCGCCTGGTGACGATCAAGGCCGCCGCTGCCGCGGCCGATGAGCCGGCGCAGGACGACAATGCGGGCGCCGAACTCGACGCCGCGCCCGATCGCACCGTCGACGCGCGCGGCGTCCTCGTGCGCCGTCCGATCGAATTGCTCGACGGCATCCTCGCCGCCGGCCGCAAGGGCCTGTCGGTGCAGCGCTACAAGGGTCTCGGCGAGATGAACGCCGAGCAATTGTGGGAAACGACTCTCGATCCCGAGAATCGTTCGCTGCTCCAGGTCGAGGTCGCCCAGGCCGACGTCGCCGACGAGATCTTCACCCGCCTGATGGGCGACGTGGTCGAACCGCGCCGCGAGTTCATCCAGGAGAATGCGCTAAGCGTCGCCAACCTCGACGTCTAG
- a CDS encoding P1 family peptidase: MMLAMAGAAVATPAETRPRAREAGIAVGILPTGPLNAITDVPGVRVGQVTLREGKTVRTGVTAVLPHGGNLYQDKVPAGFAVGNGYGKFMGSTQIEELGEIESPILLTNTLSVPEAAAAAIDWTLRQPGNGEVRSVNAVVGETNDGYLNDIRARRVAKEHGLKAIAAAREGPVAEGAVGAGTGTVAFSWKGGIGTSSRRLPARLGGYTIGVLVQSNYGGVLSVDGARVGEALDQYYLKDELSSGSGDGSVIIVIATDAPLSDRNLKRLASRAFLGIGRTGSPMTNGSGDYAVAFSTSPAVRRTRERRDAAATITDLPNEAASPLFQAVVEATEEAVLNSLFKAETTEGHRGRIEALPVEAVKRLHRAHRPDPAR, translated from the coding sequence ATGATGCTTGCCATGGCGGGAGCGGCCGTCGCCACGCCGGCCGAGACCCGTCCGCGCGCCCGCGAGGCGGGGATCGCCGTCGGCATCCTGCCGACCGGCCCGCTCAACGCCATCACCGACGTGCCCGGCGTCCGCGTCGGTCAGGTCACGTTGCGCGAGGGTAAGACTGTGCGCACCGGAGTCACCGCGGTGCTTCCCCATGGCGGCAACCTCTACCAGGACAAGGTCCCGGCTGGCTTCGCGGTCGGCAACGGCTATGGCAAGTTCATGGGCTCGACCCAGATCGAGGAACTGGGCGAGATCGAGAGCCCGATCCTGCTCACCAACACTCTGTCGGTTCCCGAAGCGGCCGCCGCCGCCATCGACTGGACCCTGCGCCAGCCGGGCAACGGGGAAGTGCGGTCGGTGAATGCGGTCGTGGGCGAGACCAATGACGGCTATCTCAACGACATCCGCGCCCGTCGCGTCGCCAAGGAGCATGGCCTGAAGGCGATCGCCGCAGCGCGCGAGGGCCCGGTCGCGGAGGGCGCGGTCGGCGCCGGCACCGGCACCGTCGCCTTCAGCTGGAAGGGCGGCATCGGCACCAGCTCGCGCCGTCTCCCCGCCCGGCTCGGCGGCTATACAATCGGTGTCCTCGTGCAGAGCAATTATGGCGGCGTGCTGAGCGTGGATGGGGCGCGCGTCGGCGAAGCCCTCGACCAATATTATCTGAAAGACGAGCTCTCCTCGGGCTCGGGCGATGGCTCGGTGATCATCGTCATCGCCACCGATGCGCCCCTTTCCGACCGCAATCTGAAGCGGCTCGCATCGCGCGCCTTCCTCGGCATCGGGCGCACCGGATCGCCGATGACCAACGGCTCGGGCGATTATGCGGTCGCCTTCTCGACCAGTCCGGCCGTCCGCCGCACGCGCGAACGGCGCGACGCCGCAGCGACCATCACCGACCTTCCCAACGAAGCGGCGTCGCCGCTCTTCCAGGCGGTCGTCGAGGCGACCGAGGAAGCGGTGCTGAACTCATTGTTCAAGGCGGAGACGACGGAAGGTCATCGCGGCCGGATCGAGGCGCTTCCGGTCGAGGCGGTGAAGCGGCTTCACCGCGCCCACCGTCCCGATCCGGCGCGCTAG
- a CDS encoding YbdD/YjiX family protein → MPWREAWKQVVRTVHLMVGVPDYDTYRAHRAADHPGEPVMDRDQFYRAATDRRFGGGAGRINRCC, encoded by the coding sequence ATGCCTTGGCGTGAAGCGTGGAAGCAGGTGGTGCGGACCGTGCACCTGATGGTCGGCGTGCCCGATTACGACACCTATCGCGCGCACCGCGCCGCCGATCATCCGGGCGAGCCGGTGATGGACCGAGACCAATTCTATCGCGCCGCGACCGACCGTCGTTTCGGCGGAGGAGCCGGGAGGATCAATCGTTGCTGTTGA
- a CDS encoding carbon starvation CstA family protein has product MMATQAQARSALWWVPWALLAALGAAALGVVALHRGETINALWIVVAAVCTYLIAYRFYALFIARDVLGIDPGRRTPAVRHNDGLDYVPTNRFVLFGHHFAAIAGAGPLVGPVLAAQMGYLPGTLWILVGVVFAGAVQDFVMLFISTRRDGRSLGEIIRGEMGMVPGVIAMIGILAIMIILLAVLALVVVKALADSPWGTFTVFATMPIAIFMGLYSRYLRPGRIGEISIIGFVLLMLAIVFGESVAASPSLGPAFTFSGETMALMLIGYGFVASVIPVWLLLAPRDYLSTFLKIGTIVGLAVGILIVRPNLEMPALTRFIDGTGPVFAGSLFPFLFITIACGAVSGFHSLVASGTTPKMIESEAHLPMIGYGGMLMESFVAIMALVAACVLDPGLYFALNSPTALIGTTTAEAAQVLSGWGFAITPAMLDQVARDVGEASILSRTGGAPTLAVGMAHILSNVIGGQAMMAFWYHFAILFEALFILTTVDAGTRVCRFMIQDLLGTFVAPLKDTRSWTANLIATGLAVTGWGYFLYQGVTDPLGGINTLWPLFGISNQMLAAMALTLCTVILFRMKKERYAWVTIVPTAWLLICTLTAGWQKMFHADPKIGFLSHAGLYSDAFERGEILAPAADAGEMSRIIFNDYVNASLCALFIAVVLAMVLYGIKAILEARRSAFPTTRETADALA; this is encoded by the coding sequence ATGATGGCGACGCAGGCGCAGGCACGTTCGGCTTTGTGGTGGGTGCCGTGGGCCCTGCTGGCCGCATTGGGCGCAGCGGCGCTGGGCGTGGTCGCGCTCCACCGGGGCGAGACCATCAATGCGCTCTGGATCGTCGTCGCGGCGGTCTGCACCTATCTGATCGCCTATCGCTTCTACGCTTTGTTCATCGCCCGCGACGTGCTCGGCATCGATCCCGGCCGGCGCACGCCTGCGGTGCGCCACAATGACGGCCTCGATTACGTGCCGACCAACCGCTTCGTGCTGTTCGGCCATCATTTCGCGGCGATCGCCGGCGCCGGCCCGCTGGTGGGGCCCGTGCTGGCCGCGCAAATGGGCTACCTGCCCGGCACGCTCTGGATCCTCGTCGGCGTCGTCTTTGCCGGCGCGGTGCAGGACTTCGTCATGCTGTTCATCTCGACCCGGCGCGATGGCCGCTCGCTCGGCGAGATCATCCGCGGCGAGATGGGCATGGTTCCCGGCGTGATCGCAATGATCGGCATTCTCGCCATCATGATCATCCTGCTGGCGGTGCTCGCGCTCGTCGTGGTCAAGGCGCTGGCCGACAGCCCCTGGGGCACGTTCACCGTCTTCGCGACGATGCCGATCGCTATCTTCATGGGGCTCTACAGCCGCTATCTACGGCCGGGCCGGATCGGCGAAATCTCGATTATCGGCTTCGTGCTGCTGATGCTCGCCATCGTGTTCGGCGAGAGCGTCGCCGCCAGCCCGAGCTTGGGCCCCGCCTTCACCTTTTCCGGCGAGACCATGGCGCTGATGCTGATCGGCTACGGCTTCGTCGCCTCGGTGATCCCGGTGTGGCTGCTGCTCGCCCCGCGCGACTATTTGTCGACCTTCCTCAAGATCGGCACCATCGTCGGCCTCGCCGTCGGCATCCTCATCGTCCGCCCGAACCTCGAGATGCCGGCGCTGACCCGGTTCATCGACGGCACCGGTCCGGTCTTCGCCGGCAGCCTGTTCCCGTTCCTGTTCATCACCATCGCCTGCGGCGCCGTCTCGGGCTTCCACTCCCTGGTCGCCTCGGGAACGACGCCCAAGATGATCGAGAGCGAGGCCCATCTGCCGATGATCGGCTATGGCGGCATGCTGATGGAGAGCTTCGTCGCGATCATGGCGCTGGTCGCGGCCTGCGTGCTCGATCCCGGCCTCTATTTCGCGCTCAACAGCCCGACCGCCTTGATCGGCACGACCACGGCCGAGGCGGCCCAGGTCCTGTCGGGGTGGGGCTTCGCGATCACGCCGGCGATGCTTGACCAGGTGGCGCGCGACGTCGGCGAGGCCTCGATCCTGTCGCGCACCGGCGGCGCCCCCACACTGGCAGTCGGCATGGCCCACATCCTGTCCAACGTGATCGGCGGCCAGGCGATGATGGCCTTCTGGTATCATTTCGCGATCCTGTTCGAAGCTTTGTTTATCCTCACCACGGTCGATGCCGGCACCCGCGTCTGCCGCTTCATGATCCAGGACCTGCTCGGCACGTTCGTCGCACCGTTGAAGGACACGCGCAGCTGGACGGCCAATCTGATCGCCACCGGCCTCGCCGTCACCGGCTGGGGCTATTTCCTCTACCAGGGCGTCACCGACCCGCTCGGCGGCATCAACACGCTCTGGCCTTTGTTCGGCATTTCCAACCAGATGCTGGCGGCGATGGCGCTCACGCTGTGCACCGTCATCCTGTTCCGGATGAAGAAGGAGCGCTACGCCTGGGTGACGATCGTGCCGACCGCGTGGCTGCTGATCTGCACGCTCACGGCGGGCTGGCAGAAGATGTTCCACGCCGATCCTAAGATCGGCTTCCTCTCGCACGCCGGCCTCTATTCCGACGCGTTCGAGCGCGGCGAGATCCTCGCGCCCGCGGCCGACGCCGGCGAGATGAGCCGGATCATCTTCAACGATTATGTGAATGCGAGTCTCTGCGCCCTGTTCATCGCGGTCGTGCTGGCGATGGTGCTGTACGGGATCAAGGCGATCCTCGAAGCGCGGCGCTCCGCCTTCCCAACCACCCGGGAGACCGCTGATGCCTTGGCGTGA
- a CDS encoding NUDIX hydrolase has product MAGHSGGEDELLLIRQYGVLAYREADNGDPRLLLITSRETRRWVVPRGNPIFGLPPHLSAAREAWEEAGIVGVVAPKPLGTYRYIKRRNDGSEVRAKVYVFPLEVDVEEEEWPERMERERRWFSLEEAEALVQEPELKTLIRKFRLD; this is encoded by the coding sequence GTGGCTGGCCACAGCGGCGGCGAGGACGAACTTCTCTTGATCAGGCAATATGGCGTTCTGGCCTATCGCGAGGCGGACAATGGGGACCCACGCCTGCTGCTGATCACTTCGCGGGAGACGCGGCGCTGGGTTGTCCCGCGCGGCAATCCGATCTTCGGCCTCCCGCCCCATCTCTCCGCCGCGCGCGAAGCGTGGGAGGAAGCGGGCATCGTCGGCGTCGTCGCGCCGAAGCCGCTGGGCACCTATCGCTACATCAAGCGGCGCAACGACGGTTCGGAGGTGCGCGCCAAGGTCTATGTCTTCCCGCTCGAGGTGGACGTGGAGGAAGAGGAGTGGCCGGAGCGCATGGAACGCGAGCGCCGCTGGTTCAGCCTCGAGGAGGCCGAGGCGCTGGTCCAGGAGCCCGAGCTCAAGACGCTGATCCGCAAATTCCGCCTCGACTAG
- a CDS encoding NTP transferase domain-containing protein, with translation MMRPPAILILAGRRSAVPDPLAAAAGVGHKCLVPVAGQAMLGRVLETAAAAWSDAHLFVSIEDFDAVASEPTVARLHAAGRLSPVTAQSTIADSVVEAARASGFPLVVTTADNVLLTTDALHALAAQGAKREDDAIVVVARREDIQAAHPDGQRRFYEFKDVAISNCNLFWLGNDRALKAAETFRGGGQFAKHPGRIVKAFGVANLIAFRFRLATLDGLCRRISRRFGVRIRPMLMDDGRLAIDVDNERTLRVAEEILARNQAPGTVAAA, from the coding sequence ATGATGCGCCCGCCCGCCATCCTCATCCTTGCCGGACGCCGCTCGGCCGTGCCAGACCCGCTCGCGGCGGCGGCCGGCGTCGGCCACAAATGCCTCGTTCCGGTCGCCGGGCAGGCGATGCTCGGGCGCGTGCTGGAGACCGCAGCCGCGGCCTGGTCCGATGCGCACCTCTTCGTGTCGATCGAGGATTTCGATGCGGTGGCGAGCGAACCCACGGTCGCCCGCCTGCACGCCGCGGGACGGCTGTCGCCGGTCACCGCCCAATCCACGATCGCGGATAGCGTCGTCGAAGCGGCCCGAGCGAGCGGCTTTCCGCTTGTTGTCACCACCGCCGACAACGTCTTGCTGACCACGGACGCGCTGCACGCGCTTGCCGCCCAGGGGGCGAAACGGGAGGACGATGCGATCGTGGTCGTCGCGCGCCGCGAGGACATACAAGCCGCCCATCCCGACGGGCAGCGACGCTTCTACGAGTTCAAGGACGTCGCCATTTCCAACTGCAACCTCTTTTGGCTGGGCAACGACCGCGCGCTCAAGGCGGCCGAGACCTTCCGCGGCGGCGGCCAGTTCGCCAAGCATCCGGGGCGGATTGTCAAGGCGTTCGGCGTCGCCAACCTGATCGCATTCCGCTTCCGGCTCGCCACGCTGGACGGCCTGTGCCGGCGCATATCGCGCCGCTTCGGGGTCCGCATCCGGCCGATGCTGATGGACGACGGCCGGCTTGCCATCGACGTCGACAACGAGCGCACCCTCCGCGTCGCCGAGGAAATTCTCGCGCGCAACCAGGCGCCTGGCACGGTTGCCGCGGCCTAG
- a CDS encoding phosphoribosylglycinamide synthetase: MHRDILRLQPADKARLRILFLAKHAKRGGRPHPEDGSHAIYHHEMLETLRAIGLNVVAADCYEDLFGPVDADFVIPLLNRGGFQNSEMLAPLLLARAGIPFLGASPIIRGLSDDKHLMKTAALARGVPCSDWALFRAGRLDPPAPLAGNAFIVKPNASSASWGIQRCASWCEVEAHAAALNSRGHDAIAEPWVGTMDIAVPVIGTTDALLLPALGYAPANSGGLRSYEEKRNLVHAAEDELLPLTDAHLAARLDDMVRRLLPELWPFDYGRFEFRYDSRTCELWFMEVNLSCNLWSKKTISRSARSVGFDHVALVETILTHSLLRQNVIERPLALSRAA, from the coding sequence ATGCATCGTGACATCCTGCGGCTGCAGCCCGCCGACAAGGCGCGGCTGCGCATCCTGTTTCTCGCCAAGCATGCGAAGAGGGGCGGTCGCCCGCATCCCGAGGACGGGAGCCACGCAATCTACCATCACGAGATGCTGGAGACGCTGCGCGCGATCGGCCTCAACGTGGTCGCTGCGGATTGCTACGAGGACCTGTTCGGGCCGGTCGACGCCGACTTCGTCATCCCGTTGCTCAACCGTGGCGGTTTCCAGAATAGCGAGATGCTGGCGCCGCTGCTGCTCGCCCGGGCCGGCATCCCCTTCCTCGGCGCGAGCCCGATCATCCGCGGCCTCAGCGACGACAAGCATCTGATGAAGACCGCGGCGCTGGCGCGCGGCGTGCCCTGCAGCGACTGGGCGCTCTTCCGCGCCGGCCGTCTCGACCCGCCCGCGCCGCTCGCCGGCAATGCCTTCATCGTGAAGCCCAACGCCTCCTCGGCGAGCTGGGGGATCCAGCGCTGCGCCAGCTGGTGCGAGGTCGAGGCCCATGCCGCCGCGCTCAACTCGCGCGGCCACGACGCGATCGCCGAGCCGTGGGTGGGCACGATGGACATCGCCGTTCCCGTGATCGGCACCACCGACGCCTTGCTCCTGCCCGCGCTCGGCTACGCGCCCGCCAACAGCGGCGGCCTGCGCAGCTACGAGGAGAAGCGCAATCTCGTCCATGCGGCCGAGGACGAACTGCTGCCGCTGACCGATGCGCATCTCGCCGCCCGCCTCGACGACATGGTGCGGCGCCTGCTGCCGGAGCTCTGGCCGTTCGATTATGGCCGCTTCGAGTTCCGTTACGACAGCCGCACCTGCGAACTCTGGTTCATGGAGGTCAATCTGAGCTGCAACCTGTGGTCCAAGAAGACGATCTCGCGCTCGGCCCGGAGCGTGGGCTTCGACCATGTCGCGCTGGTGGAAACGATCCTCACCCACAGCCTGCTGCGGCAAAACGTGATCGAGCGCCCGCTGGCGCTGTCGCGGGCCGCATGA
- the rpoN gene encoding RNA polymerase factor sigma-54 produces MGLGPRLDLRQSQSLVMTPQLQQAIRLLALSNLEIESFIAEELEKNPLLDTGGGDEDSNAEAPAPDAVVLSESDEPATADVLVQSGDAVQDAPLDVDYDSEDFHQDSAADSMRGMDGALGLDGIATGGAGGEGTDYDSFAAAGVSLHDHLLAQAGECLSGPDLVIAGQIIEQIDETGYLTGSLLDLAHRLGAPLYDVERVLGVIQAFDPSGVGARSLSECLAIQAREADRYDPAMARLIDNLDYLAKGNVGALKRICGVDDEDIGDMIRELRAYDPKPGCRFSQGERVDAVVPDVFVGRRGSGWVIELNSATLPRLLVNRSYYAELSSGPQNKQSKAWLSDCLASANWLMKALDQRARTIVKVSTEIVKQQDGFFRNGVASLRPLTLRSVAEAIGMHESTVSRVTSNKYLSCDRGLFELKYFFTSGIQSSDGGGAVSAEAVKSHIKTLIAAEDPKAILSDDQLVEMLRAKGFDIARRTVAKYREAIGIGSSVQRRRQKAIGAHAA; encoded by the coding sequence ATGGGGCTCGGTCCTCGCCTCGATCTGCGCCAGAGCCAGTCGCTGGTGATGACACCCCAGCTGCAGCAGGCGATCCGCCTGCTGGCGCTGTCAAACCTCGAGATCGAAAGCTTCATCGCCGAGGAACTGGAGAAGAATCCGCTGCTCGACACGGGCGGCGGCGACGAGGATTCGAACGCCGAAGCGCCCGCGCCGGACGCCGTGGTCCTGAGCGAGAGCGACGAGCCCGCCACCGCCGACGTGCTGGTCCAGTCCGGCGACGCCGTCCAGGATGCGCCGCTCGACGTCGACTATGACAGCGAGGATTTCCACCAGGACAGCGCCGCGGATTCGATGCGGGGGATGGACGGCGCCCTTGGCCTGGACGGGATCGCGACGGGCGGCGCCGGGGGCGAAGGCACCGACTATGACAGCTTCGCCGCGGCCGGCGTCTCGCTCCACGACCATCTCCTTGCGCAGGCCGGCGAATGCCTGTCCGGCCCCGATCTGGTCATCGCCGGGCAGATCATCGAGCAGATCGACGAGACCGGCTATTTGACCGGATCCCTGCTCGACCTCGCCCATCGCCTCGGCGCCCCGCTCTACGACGTCGAGCGCGTGCTGGGCGTGATCCAGGCCTTCGATCCGTCCGGCGTCGGCGCCCGCTCACTGTCCGAGTGCCTCGCCATCCAGGCCAGGGAGGCGGACCGCTACGACCCGGCCATGGCGCGGCTGATCGACAATCTCGACTATCTCGCCAAGGGCAATGTCGGGGCACTGAAGCGCATCTGCGGCGTCGACGACGAGGATATCGGCGACATGATCCGCGAGCTGCGCGCCTACGATCCCAAGCCGGGCTGCCGTTTTAGCCAGGGCGAGCGCGTCGATGCCGTCGTGCCCGATGTATTCGTCGGCCGCCGCGGCAGCGGCTGGGTGATCGAGCTCAACAGCGCTACGCTGCCGCGCCTGCTGGTCAATCGCAGCTACTATGCCGAGCTTTCGAGCGGGCCGCAGAACAAGCAGAGCAAGGCATGGCTGTCCGATTGCCTCGCCAGCGCCAACTGGCTGATGAAGGCGCTCGACCAGCGCGCCCGCACGATCGTCAAGGTCTCGACCGAGATCGTCAAGCAGCAGGACGGCTTCTTCCGCAACGGCGTCGCCTCGCTCCGGCCGCTCACGTTGCGTTCGGTCGCCGAGGCGATCGGGATGCATGAATCGACGGTGAGCCGCGTCACCTCCAACAAATATCTGTCCTGCGACCGCGGCCTGTTCGAGCTCAAATATTTCTTCACCAGCGGCATCCAGAGCTCCGATGGCGGCGGCGCCGTCTCGGCCGAGGCGGTGAAGAGCCACATCAAAACGTTGATCGCCGCCGAGGACCCAAAGGCGATCCTGTCGGACGACCAGCTCGTCGAGATGCTGCGCGCCAAGGGTTTCGACATCGCCCGCCGCACCGTCGCCAAATATCGCGAGGCGATCGGCATCGGCTCGTCGGTCCAGCGCCGCCGCCAGAAGGCGATCGGCGCCCACGCGGCCTGA
- the lptB gene encoding LPS export ABC transporter ATP-binding protein, with protein MNDTALLDRPLDAAVSHISRGLSVVSIAKSYDKKVVLTDVSVHVERGEVFGLLGPNGAGKTTCFYSIMGLVKPDSGRILLDGEDITGLPMYRRAMLGLGYLPQETSIFRGMTVSQNIMAVLEVAEPDKQVRHQRLEQLLEEFHIERLRDAPAMALSGGERRRCEIARALAANPSIMLLDEPFAGIDPISIADIRDLVIELKKRDIGVLITDHNVRETLDIVDRAAIIYGGEVLFQGSPQALVADENVRRLYLGESFEL; from the coding sequence ATGAACGACACTGCCCTTCTCGACAGGCCTCTCGACGCGGCGGTCAGCCACATCTCGCGCGGCCTCTCGGTCGTCTCGATCGCCAAGTCCTACGACAAGAAGGTGGTGCTGACCGACGTGTCGGTGCACGTCGAGCGCGGCGAGGTGTTCGGCCTGCTCGGCCCCAACGGCGCCGGCAAGACGACCTGCTTCTATTCGATCATGGGCCTGGTGAAGCCGGACAGCGGCCGCATCCTGCTCGACGGCGAAGACATTACCGGCCTTCCCATGTACCGCCGCGCGATGCTCGGCCTCGGCTATCTGCCGCAGGAGACGTCGATCTTCCGCGGCATGACGGTCAGCCAGAACATCATGGCTGTGCTCGAGGTCGCCGAGCCCGACAAGCAGGTCCGCCATCAGCGCCTCGAGCAATTGCTCGAGGAATTCCACATCGAGCGGCTGCGCGACGCGCCTGCGATGGCGCTTTCGGGCGGCGAGCGGCGGCGCTGCGAGATCGCGCGCGCACTGGCCGCGAACCCCTCGATCATGCTGCTCGACGAGCCGTTCGCAGGCATCGACCCGATCTCGATCGCCGACATCCGCGACCTCGTCATCGAATTGAAGAAGCGCGACATCGGCGTGCTCATCACCGACCACAATGTCCGCGAGACGCTCGACATCGTCGATCGCGCCGCGATCATCTATGGCGGCGAAGTGCTGTTCCAGGGCAGTCCGCAGGCGCTGGTTGCGGACGAGAATGTCCGCCGCCTCTATCTCGGCGAGAGCTTCGAGCTGTAG